In Triplophysa rosa linkage group LG18, Trosa_1v2, whole genome shotgun sequence, a genomic segment contains:
- the rgs9b gene encoding regulator of G-protein signaling 9b isoform X1 yields the protein MTIRNARDHGQRYRPRMACLKKVETVVLEMQDPKSGVKSQTQRLVITTIPHAITGEDIVAWLANRFKIDALEARAMGTMMVAFGYIYPLQDHKRLILKPDTSLYRFQTPYFWPAQQWPVEDTDYAIYLAKRNIRKKGMLELYEQEQYNNLYKWLNHKWDFIVMQAKEQYRAGKERKKPDRVVFDCQERAYWVVHRPPPGTVSAMDYGHERMVDPNVVEKKTSEYYRRIIMFTQQCIMRPRVKSSVSIGALVKCSTTYKEHDPFLHPCLPSNPWLTDDITYWNLNMPNVEIPTKMRVERWTFSFGELLSDPRGRADFRLFLKKEFSGENLAFWEGCEDLKWGAAETMKEKAQQIYKTFLARGAPRWINIDGKTMEITVKGLAHPHRYVLDAAQTHIYMLMKKDSYGRYLKSPVFKETQRRAIAPEAHRFSDAQLEQNGKRRRPSLSPIILRQQEEEQKAKLAASGPVDITQLCRFTAPVPHLAVYTGICEAQSTASPGLMTLPNSAACPSPISVAIDSTPASERRFDGNGGPSSSHFPSIAEASVSEEENQPPVPKSRMALSLSKLLRRGCNAPSVFASLSPKCGVTSGGGKVQPLGVEPLAQPQSRRIAK from the exons ATGACCATTAGGAATGCACGCGACCACGGACAACGTTATAGACCGCGTATGGCATGCCTCAAGAAG GTCGAAACTGTGGTGTTGGAGATGCAAGACCCTAAGAGCGGTGTGAAATCTCAGACCCAGAGGCTTGTTATCACTACCATTCCACATGCCATAACAG GGGAAGACATTGTTGCATGGCTCGCTAATCGATTTAAAATAGATGCTCTGG AGGCCCGAGCTATGGGTACCATGATGGTGGCTTTTGGGTACATCTATCCACTACAGGATCACAAAAGACTCATCCTTAAACCAGACACATCCCTGTATCGCTTTCAG ACACCATATTTTTGGCCGGCACAGCAATGGCCAGTTGAGGACACCGACTATG CAATTTATCTGGCAAAGAGAAATATACGCAAGAAAGGGATGCTAGAGTTGTATGAACAG GAACAGTACAACAACCTTTACAAATGGCTGAATCACAAGTGGGACTTTATTGTAATGCAGGCCAAAGAGCAGTACAG GGCGGGAAAGGAGAGAAAGAAGCCAGATCGGGTGGTTTTTGACTGTCAGGAGCGAGCTTACTGGGTTGTACATCGGCCACCG CCAGGAACAGTTAGTGCCATGGATTATGGACACGAAAGAATGGTGGACCCTAATGTAGTGGAG aaaaaaacatctgaatACTACAGAAGAATT ATTATGTTCACTCAGCAGTGTATTATGAGGCCAAGGGTGAAGTCATCTGTGTCAATTGGAGC ACTTGTTAAATGCTCGACCACATATAAAGAACACGACCCCTTTCTCCACCCCTGCCTGCCAAGCAACCCCTGGTTAACAGATGATATTACATATTGGAACCTTAACATGCCAAA TGTTGAGATCCCTACTAAAATGAGGGTGGAACGCTGGACATTCAGTTTTGGAGAACTGCTTAGTGACCCTCGAGGGAGGGCTGATTTTCGCCTGTTTCTTAAAAAGGAGTTCAGTG GTGAGAATCTTGCATTCTGGGAGGGATGCGAGGATCTGAAATGGGGTGCTGCAGAGACAATGAAGGAAAAAGCTCAACAAATCTATAA GACATTTTTGGCTCGTGGAGCTCCGCGCTGGATCAACATCGATGGAAAAACCATGGAAATAACAGTCAAGGGTCTGGCACACCCTCATCGATATGTACTGGATGCTGCGCAGACTCACATTTACATGCTTATGAAAAAG gaCTCTTATGGGCGGTATCTAAAGTCCCCAGTGTTCAAGGAAACCCAGAGACGGGCCATTGCTCCTGAGGCACACAGATTCAG TGATGCCCAGTTGGAGCAGAATGGCAAGAGGAGGCGGCCCAGTCTGAGTCCCATCATTCTGAGACAGCAAGAAGAGGAGCAGAAGGCAAAACTGGCAGCCAGTGGCCCAGTAGACATCACACAG CTATGCCGCTTCACAGCACCTGTGCCTCACCTGGCAGTGTATACAGGCATTTGTGAAGCACAGTCCACAGCTTCCCCCGGGCTCATGACACTGCCCAACAGTGCTGCCTGTCCCTCACCCATCAGCGTTGCCATTGACAGTACACCAGCCTCAGAAAGAAGATTTGATGGCAACGGAGGGCCTTCCTCTTCCCATTTCCCCTCTATTGCAGAGGCATCTGTATCAGAGGAAGAGAACCAGCCACCTGTCCCAAAGTCTCGTATGGCTCTGTCACTGAGCAAGCTCCTCCGCAGAGGATGCAATGCCCCATCTGTGTTCGCCAGCTTGTCCCCGAAATGTGGCGTAACTTCAGGGGGAGGTAAAGTGCAGCCGCTTGGAGTGGAGCCACTTGCACAGCCTCAGTCCAGAAGAATTGCAAAGTGA
- the rgs9b gene encoding regulator of G-protein signaling 9b isoform X2, with translation MTIRNARDHGQRYRPRMACLKKVETVVLEMQDPKSGVKSQTQRLVITTIPHAITGEDIVAWLANRFKIDALEARAMGTMMVAFGYIYPLQDHKRLILKPDTSLYRFQTPYFWPAQQWPVEDTDYAIYLAKRNIRKKGMLELYEQEQYNNLYKWLNHKWDFIVMQAKEQYRAGKERKKPDRVVFDCQERAYWVVHRPPPGTVSAMDYGHERMVDPNVVEKKTSEYYRRIIMFTQQCIMRPRVKSSVSIGALVKCSTTYKEHDPFLHPCLPSNPWLTDDITYWNLNMPNVEIPTKMRVERWTFSFGELLSDPRGRADFRLFLKKEFSGENLAFWEGCEDLKWGAAETMKEKAQQIYKTFLARGAPRWINIDGKTMEITVKGLAHPHRYVLDAAQTHIYMLMKKDSYGRYLKSPVFKETQRRAIAPEAHRFSDAQLEQNGKRRRPSLSPIILRQQEEEQKAKLAASGPVDITQVMSKLEKKKRK, from the exons ATGACCATTAGGAATGCACGCGACCACGGACAACGTTATAGACCGCGTATGGCATGCCTCAAGAAG GTCGAAACTGTGGTGTTGGAGATGCAAGACCCTAAGAGCGGTGTGAAATCTCAGACCCAGAGGCTTGTTATCACTACCATTCCACATGCCATAACAG GGGAAGACATTGTTGCATGGCTCGCTAATCGATTTAAAATAGATGCTCTGG AGGCCCGAGCTATGGGTACCATGATGGTGGCTTTTGGGTACATCTATCCACTACAGGATCACAAAAGACTCATCCTTAAACCAGACACATCCCTGTATCGCTTTCAG ACACCATATTTTTGGCCGGCACAGCAATGGCCAGTTGAGGACACCGACTATG CAATTTATCTGGCAAAGAGAAATATACGCAAGAAAGGGATGCTAGAGTTGTATGAACAG GAACAGTACAACAACCTTTACAAATGGCTGAATCACAAGTGGGACTTTATTGTAATGCAGGCCAAAGAGCAGTACAG GGCGGGAAAGGAGAGAAAGAAGCCAGATCGGGTGGTTTTTGACTGTCAGGAGCGAGCTTACTGGGTTGTACATCGGCCACCG CCAGGAACAGTTAGTGCCATGGATTATGGACACGAAAGAATGGTGGACCCTAATGTAGTGGAG aaaaaaacatctgaatACTACAGAAGAATT ATTATGTTCACTCAGCAGTGTATTATGAGGCCAAGGGTGAAGTCATCTGTGTCAATTGGAGC ACTTGTTAAATGCTCGACCACATATAAAGAACACGACCCCTTTCTCCACCCCTGCCTGCCAAGCAACCCCTGGTTAACAGATGATATTACATATTGGAACCTTAACATGCCAAA TGTTGAGATCCCTACTAAAATGAGGGTGGAACGCTGGACATTCAGTTTTGGAGAACTGCTTAGTGACCCTCGAGGGAGGGCTGATTTTCGCCTGTTTCTTAAAAAGGAGTTCAGTG GTGAGAATCTTGCATTCTGGGAGGGATGCGAGGATCTGAAATGGGGTGCTGCAGAGACAATGAAGGAAAAAGCTCAACAAATCTATAA GACATTTTTGGCTCGTGGAGCTCCGCGCTGGATCAACATCGATGGAAAAACCATGGAAATAACAGTCAAGGGTCTGGCACACCCTCATCGATATGTACTGGATGCTGCGCAGACTCACATTTACATGCTTATGAAAAAG gaCTCTTATGGGCGGTATCTAAAGTCCCCAGTGTTCAAGGAAACCCAGAGACGGGCCATTGCTCCTGAGGCACACAGATTCAG TGATGCCCAGTTGGAGCAGAATGGCAAGAGGAGGCGGCCCAGTCTGAGTCCCATCATTCTGAGACAGCAAGAAGAGGAGCAGAAGGCAAAACTGGCAGCCAGTGGCCCAGTAGACATCACACAGGTCATGAGCAAActggaaaagaaaaagagaaaatga